One segment of Candidatus Manganitrophus noduliformans DNA contains the following:
- the fusA gene encoding elongation factor G, with translation MAREYPLEKTRNIGIMAHIDAGKTTTTERILYYTGVTHRIGEVDEGTTTMDWMEQERERGITITSAATTCYWKKHRINIIDTPGHVDFTIEVERSLRVLDGAVAVFDSVQGVEPQSETVWRQADRYGVPRIAFMNKMDRTGADFFASVQSMVDRLGTRPVPIQIPIGKEAAFRGSVDLIAMKGIFFDDETLGAKYSVDEIPEDLRATAQAYRDKMIEALADVDDAIMEKFLSGDAIAPEEINRALRKGTLAMKIVPVLCGASFKNKGVQLLIDAVVDFLPSPLDVPPVKGIDPATGGESIRKADDEEPFSALAFKIMSDPFVGQLTYFRVYSGVLHSGSYIYNSTKETKERIGRILKMHANKREDRKEVYAGDIAAAVGLKNTTTGDTLCDENHPILLEVMKFPEPVISMAIEPKTKADQEKLGLSLQKLGQEDPSLRISSDEETLQTIISGMGELHLEIIVDRLKREFKVEANVGKPQVAYRETIQARAEAEGKYIRQSGGRGQYGHVWLTVEPQESGKGFEFVNKIVGGAVPKEYIPAVEKGVREAMTSGVVAGYPMVDFKVTLTDGSYHEVDSSEMAFKIAASMGFKEATKRANPALLEPIMDLEVIVPEEYMGDVIGNLSSKRGKILGMKMRGGAQVISAQVPLAEMFGYATDLRSMTQGRGVFTMQFAHYDVVPKNISDEIIAKSQGTAA, from the coding sequence ATGGCACGAGAATATCCTTTAGAGAAAACGAGAAACATCGGAATCATGGCCCATATCGACGCCGGAAAAACGACCACGACCGAGCGCATCCTCTACTATACCGGCGTGACCCATCGCATCGGCGAAGTCGATGAAGGGACCACGACGATGGACTGGATGGAGCAGGAGCGGGAGCGCGGAATCACGATTACCTCCGCCGCTACGACCTGTTACTGGAAAAAGCATCGGATCAATATCATTGATACGCCCGGCCATGTCGATTTCACGATCGAAGTGGAACGCTCGCTCCGTGTTCTGGACGGCGCCGTGGCGGTCTTCGATTCCGTGCAAGGGGTCGAGCCGCAATCGGAAACGGTTTGGCGTCAGGCCGATCGGTACGGCGTTCCGCGCATCGCGTTCATGAACAAGATGGACCGGACCGGCGCCGACTTCTTCGCCAGCGTTCAGTCGATGGTCGATCGGCTCGGAACCCGTCCGGTTCCGATTCAGATCCCGATCGGCAAAGAGGCCGCCTTCCGCGGATCGGTCGATCTGATCGCGATGAAGGGGATTTTCTTCGACGATGAGACGCTCGGCGCGAAATACAGCGTGGATGAGATCCCGGAAGATCTCCGCGCGACCGCCCAAGCGTATCGCGACAAGATGATCGAGGCGTTGGCCGACGTCGATGACGCGATTATGGAAAAGTTTTTAAGCGGAGACGCGATTGCCCCCGAGGAGATCAATCGGGCGCTGAGAAAGGGAACGCTTGCGATGAAGATCGTTCCGGTCCTCTGCGGCGCCTCCTTCAAGAACAAGGGGGTTCAGCTTCTGATCGATGCCGTCGTCGATTTCCTGCCCTCTCCGCTCGACGTTCCGCCGGTCAAAGGGATCGATCCCGCAACGGGGGGCGAGAGCATCCGAAAGGCCGACGACGAGGAGCCGTTCTCGGCCTTGGCGTTTAAAATCATGAGCGATCCTTTCGTCGGACAGCTCACTTATTTCAGGGTCTATTCCGGGGTGCTTCATTCCGGATCGTACATCTACAACTCGACCAAGGAGACGAAGGAGCGAATCGGTCGGATTCTGAAGATGCACGCCAACAAGCGTGAGGACAGAAAAGAGGTGTACGCGGGAGATATCGCCGCCGCGGTCGGCTTAAAGAATACGACGACCGGAGACACCCTCTGCGATGAGAACCATCCGATCCTCCTGGAGGTGATGAAGTTTCCGGAGCCGGTCATCTCGATGGCGATCGAGCCGAAGACCAAGGCCGATCAGGAGAAGCTCGGCCTCTCGCTGCAGAAACTCGGGCAGGAAGACCCGTCGCTCCGGATCTCCAGCGATGAAGAGACTTTGCAAACGATCATCTCCGGGATGGGGGAACTGCACCTTGAGATCATCGTCGATCGGTTGAAGCGGGAATTTAAAGTCGAAGCCAACGTCGGGAAGCCGCAGGTCGCCTACCGCGAAACCATTCAGGCGCGGGCCGAGGCGGAAGGGAAGTATATCCGGCAGTCCGGAGGCCGCGGTCAATACGGACATGTCTGGCTGACCGTCGAGCCCCAGGAATCCGGGAAGGGATTCGAGTTCGTCAATAAAATCGTCGGGGGCGCGGTTCCGAAGGAATACATCCCCGCGGTTGAGAAGGGGGTTCGCGAGGCGATGACCTCCGGCGTCGTCGCCGGATATCCGATGGTCGATTTCAAGGTCACCCTCACCGACGGATCGTACCACGAGGTCGACTCTTCGGAAATGGCGTTCAAGATCGCCGCCTCCATGGGATTCAAGGAGGCGACGAAGCGCGCCAACCCGGCGTTGCTGGAGCCGATCATGGATTTGGAGGTGATCGTCCCCGAAGAATACATGGGGGATGTCATCGGGAATCTCAGCTCCAAGCGGGGGAAGATCCTCGGAATGAAAATGCGGGGCGGGGCGCAGGTGATTTCGGCCCAGGTCCCGCTGGCGGAAATGTTTGGATATGCGACCGATCTCCGGTCGATGACGCAGGGACGTGGTGTCTTTACCATGCAATTTGCTCACTACGACGTGGTTCCGAAAAATATTTCGGATGAGATTATTGCAAAGAGCCAAGGGACCGCTGCTTAA
- the rpsG gene encoding 30S ribosomal protein S7, with translation MPRRKVAVKREVLPDQRFGDRLVSKFINMLMHQGKKSIAEMVCYSAFELIKQKSGSDPMKIFKGAVENVKPMVEVKSRRVGGASYQVPVEIRQSRRTTLALRWITLYAKQRAGKSMEEKLAAELMDASNNTGGAVKKREDTHKMAEANKAFAHYRW, from the coding sequence ATGCCAAGGCGAAAAGTAGCCGTTAAAAGAGAAGTTCTCCCGGACCAGCGATTCGGCGATCGGCTGGTCTCGAAATTCATCAATATGCTCATGCACCAGGGAAAGAAGAGTATCGCTGAAATGGTCTGCTATAGCGCCTTCGAGTTGATCAAGCAGAAGAGCGGTTCGGATCCGATGAAGATTTTTAAAGGGGCCGTCGAAAATGTAAAGCCGATGGTTGAGGTGAAATCGCGTCGCGTCGGCGGCGCCTCCTATCAGGTTCCTGTTGAAATCCGCCAGAGCCGTCGAACCACCTTGGCCCTGCGCTGGATCACCCTGTATGCAAAACAGCGGGCCGGAAAGAGCATGGAAGAGAAGCTGGCCGCCGAGCTGATGGACGCCTCGAATAATACCGGCGGCGCGGTGAAGAAGCGGGAGGATACCCACAAGATGGCCGAGGCCAACAAGGCCTTCGCGCATTATCGCTGGTAA
- the rpsL gene encoding 30S ribosomal protein S12, whose amino-acid sequence MPTVSQLIKRGREKARTKTKSPALKGSPQKRGVCVRVYTTTPKKPNSALRKVARVRLTNGMEVTSYIPGVGHNLQEHSIVLVRGGRVKDLPGVRYHIVRGALDTVGVANRKQGRSKYGAKTPK is encoded by the coding sequence AGTCAGTTGATTAAAAGAGGACGTGAAAAAGCCCGGACGAAGACCAAAAGTCCGGCGTTGAAGGGATCGCCCCAGAAGAGGGGAGTCTGCGTCCGTGTCTACACCACGACGCCGAAGAAGCCGAACTCCGCTTTGAGGAAAGTGGCGCGTGTCCGCCTGACCAATGGGATGGAAGTCACTTCTTATATTCCGGGGGTCGGTCACAATCTTCAGGAGCACTCGATCGTGCTTGTCCGCGGAGGAAGGGTGAAGGATCTCCCGGGCGTTCGTTATCACATCGTCCGAGGCGCGCTCGACACGGTCGGCGTCGCGAATCGGAAGCAGGGACGATCCAAGTACGGAGCGAAGACACCGAAATAA